AAGGCGGCCGCCTCATCATCCGCACCCGCCACGTGCCCGAGCCCGACGGCATCCACAGCTGGGTCCGCATCTCCATCGCCGACACCGGCGCCGGCATCGCGCACGACATCCTGCCCAACATCTTCGAGGCCTTCGTCAGCACCAAGGGCGAGAAGGGCACCGGCCTCGGCCTGTGGATCGTCAAAGGCATCATCGAGAACCACGGCGGCAAGATCAAGGTCCGCAGCAAGGTCGGCAAGGGAACGCTCTTCCAGATCTCCCTGCCGGTGGTGCGCTAGCCATGAACGCGCAGAACAGCCACGTGCTGGTGGTCGACGACGAGCCCTCCGTCCTGCTCACCTACCGCATGATCCTCGAGCAGCAGGGATACAAGGTCACGGCTTCCATCTCGTGCAAAGACGCCATCGCCGCACTCGAACAGGATCCGATGGACCTGCTCATCTGCGACCTCTCGCTCGAGCAGAAGCACACCGGCTTCGAGGTCATCGAGCATGGCCGCAGCCGCGATGCCACCGTGCCCGCCATCCTGGTCACCGGTTATGCCAGCAAGGAAGTCATGGACAAGGCCGAGCAAGCCGGCGTCGCGGTGCTGTTCAAGCCCATCGACATCAATGAGTTTCTCTCTACCATCTCGCAGAAGGTGAGGTCGAGGAATGAGTCCCGCCACCAGAAAGCGTAGTCCCAACAAGAAAGCCGCGCCGGAACCGAAAGAGAAGCCGGCGGTAGCCGTGAAGGTCCGCAGGACGGTCGACGCCGAGCGCGAGGTCCACGCGCTCGAGCCCTCGCAGCTCACGCGCGCCGAGCGCCCGCAGCTCGTCCCCGTCGCCGCTCCCGAGGCCGGTGAGGGCCGCTACGTCTACGGCGTCATCCAGGCCAAGGACTCCATGAACTTCGGCAAGATCGGTATGGGCGGCACCGGCGAGATGGTCTACACCGTCCACCACGGCGACATCGCCGCCATCGTCAGCAAGACGCCGGTCTTCATCTTCGACCCCACGCGCGAGAACGCGCTCGCCCACGAGCACGTCATCGAGACCGTCATGAAGGCCCAGACCATCATCCCGATGTCGTTCGGCACCGTCTTCCGCACCGACGACGACATCCGCGAGGTACTCAAGTCCATCTACGCTTCGCTCAAGGACGTCCTCAAGCAGATGGCCAACAAACTCGAGTTCGGCTTGAAGGTCACCTGGGACCGCGACCAGATCATCGAGGAGCTCAAGCGCGGCCACGAAGACATCCACCGCTTCCACCAGGAGATCACGCGCAAGCACCTGCAATCCACCTACTTCGCCCGCATGCAGCTGGGCCGCATGATCGACAAGGCCCTGGTCGAGCGGGCCGCCGAGTACGTGCGCGAGATCTACGAGGCGCTGCGGCCGGTGTGCGTCGCTTCCCGCGACAACAAGCCCATCGGCGACAAGATGATCATGAACGCCGCCTTCCTCATCCATCGCGACAAGGAATCCGATTTCGATGAGGCCGTCAACAAGATCGCGCAGCGCTTCGGCGACCGCCTGAACTTCAAGTACACCGGCCCCTGGCCGCCCTACAACTTCGTCAACATCCGCCTGAAACTGGAGCGCGGCACCGCCACGTAAGAGAAGCGTTCCCGGTTTCCCGAGTGGCGACTGGCAACGCGGGAACGGGAAACGGGAAACGGGAAACTATGTTCCTGATCGACGACCTGCTGATGATGCCCATCGACGGCATCAAGTTCGTCTTCCGCACCATCCAGAAGACCGCGGAAGAGCAGTACCTCGACGACGCCCCGCTCAAGGAGGCGCTGCTCGAACTGCAGGTCGAGTTCGATAACGGCGACATCACTGAAGAGGAATACAGCGAGCAGCAGGCCGAGATCCTGCGCGCCCTGCGTGAGGTCCAGAACCGCCGCATGGAGATGGCCGGCGCCCCGCCCGAAGGCGAGCGCGGCCCGCTCACCGGCAAGGTCGCCGAAGGCTCCGGTGTCGACGTCCACCTCGACTACGGCCCATCAGAAAAGAAGTAGCCAGTACCCAGTACCCAGTACCCAGGGGCCGCGCATCCCGCGGCCCATCGCCCTCTTCTGGCTACTGGGCGCCGAGTACCGCCTTACTCCGGATAGTGCAGCTCGAAGAACGCTTCCACGCTCATCTT
This DNA window, taken from Terriglobales bacterium, encodes the following:
- a CDS encoding GvpL/GvpF family gas vesicle protein, which produces MKVRRTVDAEREVHALEPSQLTRAERPQLVPVAAPEAGEGRYVYGVIQAKDSMNFGKIGMGGTGEMVYTVHHGDIAAIVSKTPVFIFDPTRENALAHEHVIETVMKAQTIIPMSFGTVFRTDDDIREVLKSIYASLKDVLKQMANKLEFGLKVTWDRDQIIEELKRGHEDIHRFHQEITRKHLQSTYFARMQLGRMIDKALVERAAEYVREIYEALRPVCVASRDNKPIGDKMIMNAAFLIHRDKESDFDEAVNKIAQRFGDRLNFKYTGPWPPYNFVNIRLKLERGTAT
- a CDS encoding response regulator: MNAQNSHVLVVDDEPSVLLTYRMILEQQGYKVTASISCKDAIAALEQDPMDLLICDLSLEQKHTGFEVIEHGRSRDATVPAILVTGYASKEVMDKAEQAGVAVLFKPIDINEFLSTISQKVRSRNESRHQKA
- a CDS encoding gas vesicle protein GvpG, with amino-acid sequence MFLIDDLLMMPIDGIKFVFRTIQKTAEEQYLDDAPLKEALLELQVEFDNGDITEEEYSEQQAEILRALREVQNRRMEMAGAPPEGERGPLTGKVAEGSGVDVHLDYGPSEKK